The following proteins are encoded in a genomic region of Limosilactobacillus reuteri subsp. reuteri:
- the jag gene encoding RNA-binding cell elongation regulator Jag/EloR, with protein sequence MAVFTGTTIEEAKEKARTQLKPTVNQTIEFTVLQQPRHGFLGIGRRQAQVDAVIKDKEIAMPSLEEKDEQLAKEPEQNPASLNSAEDELDPAEIKRRQQANLKKVQATSKELVEYLTTVFKELGIAVEPRIINLEAHDLKIDLQTEENGRVIGKHGRRINAMEQLSNIFMDYHGAAKVNVELDTSNYRERRQEAVHNLAQKAAMEVVASGKAVFMDPMPARERKQIHHELENNNHVKTYSHGREPYRSIVIAPQD encoded by the coding sequence ATGGCAGTTTTTACTGGAACAACAATTGAAGAAGCAAAAGAAAAGGCCCGTACACAATTGAAGCCAACCGTTAATCAAACGATTGAATTTACGGTTCTTCAACAGCCGCGGCACGGCTTTCTAGGAATTGGACGACGCCAAGCGCAAGTGGATGCAGTAATAAAAGATAAAGAAATTGCGATGCCCTCACTGGAAGAAAAAGACGAGCAGCTAGCAAAAGAGCCAGAACAAAATCCTGCAAGCTTAAATTCCGCTGAAGATGAGCTCGATCCTGCTGAAATCAAGCGGCGGCAACAGGCCAATCTTAAAAAGGTTCAAGCAACTAGTAAAGAATTAGTTGAGTATCTAACAACAGTATTTAAGGAATTGGGTATTGCTGTTGAGCCACGGATTATTAATTTAGAAGCTCATGACCTCAAAATTGATCTTCAAACTGAGGAAAATGGACGGGTGATCGGTAAGCACGGTCGCCGGATCAACGCGATGGAACAACTTAGTAATATATTCATGGATTACCATGGAGCGGCAAAAGTAAATGTTGAACTTGATACTTCCAATTATCGTGAACGGCGTCAAGAAGCAGTTCACAATCTAGCGCAAAAGGCAGCGATGGAAGTAGTTGCAAGCGGAAAAGCTGTTTTTATGGACCCAATGCCAGCTCGTGAACGGAAACAAATTCACCATGAACTTGAGAATAATAACCACGTAAAAACATACTCCCACGGTCGGGAACCTTACCGGAGTATCGTGATTGCTCCCCAAGACTAA
- the yidC gene encoding membrane protein insertase YidC, giving the protein MNKKTKKFLSLGAIMSLTLFLAACSNKPITSHSTGIWDHYIIYNCSQFIIWLSKHFGGYGMGIIIFTIIIRIILLPLMFYQTKTMMKTQELAPQLKAIQKKYSSRDRESMQKMQMETQKLYKEAGVNPWASMLPLLVQLPVMWALYQAIWRTSALRNGTFLWLQLGHPDPYYIMPILAALFTFISSWLSMASMPEKNSMTTTMTWFMPIMVFFMALGFSSAITLYWVVTNAFQVVQTLIIQNPFKIRREREEKQRAEKAKRRKIEKAKRRAYQSRRK; this is encoded by the coding sequence TTGAATAAGAAAACAAAAAAATTCCTAAGCTTGGGAGCAATCATGAGCTTAACCCTATTTTTAGCTGCTTGCTCCAATAAGCCAATTACTAGTCATAGTACTGGTATCTGGGACCACTACATTATCTATAACTGTTCACAATTTATCATTTGGTTATCAAAGCACTTTGGCGGATATGGAATGGGGATCATTATCTTTACGATCATCATCCGGATCATCTTACTGCCATTGATGTTCTACCAAACAAAGACCATGATGAAGACGCAAGAACTTGCTCCTCAACTAAAGGCAATTCAGAAAAAGTACTCATCACGTGATCGCGAGTCAATGCAAAAGATGCAAATGGAAACGCAGAAGCTCTATAAAGAAGCAGGAGTTAATCCATGGGCTTCGATGCTTCCGTTACTGGTTCAGTTACCAGTTATGTGGGCTCTTTATCAAGCAATCTGGCGGACCTCAGCCTTACGGAATGGAACTTTCTTGTGGCTTCAGTTAGGTCACCCGGACCCATACTACATCATGCCTATTCTAGCGGCATTATTTACGTTCATTAGTTCATGGTTATCCATGGCTTCAATGCCCGAAAAAAACTCAATGACAACTACAATGACGTGGTTTATGCCGATTATGGTATTCTTCATGGCATTGGGATTCTCTTCAGCTATTACCTTATACTGGGTAGTAACAAATGCCTTCCAAGTTGTCCAAACGCTTATCATTCAGAATCCATTTAAGATTCGTCGTGAACGTGAAGAAAAGCAACGGGCTGAAAAAGCAAAACGTCGCAAGATTGAAAAAGCAAAACGTCGCGCTTACCAAAGTCGGCGGAAATAA